The Corynebacterium felinum DNA segment AGCCACCGAAGCGTTTGACAATATCGTCGCAGGCCGCAGCATCGAGGCTGGCGCGAAGATGCGTAAGATCGATATCGCCAAGCGGGTTGATGTTATCTTCCAAGGTGCCTTCAAAGATGCTCACGACGTGCGGTGTGGCCAATGCGCGCTCGTGTCGGGCGAGTTGTTGGAAAAGGGTGTAGTTTTCGGCGGTGGGTTTCCACACATGCAAGCCCGGAGCAGGGATAGGGATGAGTTCGCTGGGGTGTTCGTCGAGTTCCTGCTGGGGTTGGATTTTTATGATGCGCTTAGCAGCAGCCATAGCAATGGCCCAGGTGGTACTGAGTGTGCCTAAGGCGTATCCAGACCATGTCAACGCAGGCGGCGCGAGTAGTGTGATGCTTAACATTTGGCCGGCACTAATTTCGTTACTGCGGGTCAGGTAAGCTCCAACGCCAATGATCAGCACGCTAAACAGTGCAGGTGTTAGTTGGCGTAGGAAATTCAACGTTGCACTTAATTGTACGTCTTTGCGCATCCACTCAAGGGCGTGCTCGCTTTCTGCATAAAAACGGGCGCGCGTGGGTTCGACTGCCCCGAGTCCTTTGAGTACGCGTGAGCCTTGAGCAACATCGGTTGCGAGTCCGGCAACTTTTGCTTCTGCTTCTCGACGTCGGGAGCTTACTTTCTCAATCGGTTTCGCACTCCACGCTGCAACAGCTGCGGTCGCTATCATCCCTAGGGGGATAATGAGTGCTACTTTCCAGCTAATGGAAGCCAAACTGATGGTTGTTCCCACGATATAGGAGAACATCATCACCGGAAAGTTAAATATTTCGCGAATATTTGCTGCAGTATCAGCATCTGCGTCTACCGTATTGAGGATTGTTCCAGGCGAGTGCTCGCTACGGGGGCTCGATAGTAGCTTTTCGGTGAGATAGACGCGCACATTGTGGGTCACGCGGCTGACGCCTACTTCGGAAAATCCATCACTTAAACCTTCGGAATAGATGTGGAAGATAAGAATGCTGAGCAATATCAGCAGCGGGATTACCACAACGATCGGATCAGTGGAACCAAAAGCGTGGTCAATGATCCAGCCGATGACAAGAGGGGTGGTAGCGGAAATGGCTGAGCCGATGCCGAGGATGATCACTTGGAGTATCACGGCTGAGCGGTAGGCGAAAAGGAGGTTCCGAATGAGTGCGGTGGGGCTGCGCCAGCGGTGGGGTTGGACGGCGGTGTCGTTGTGTGGCGGTGTGGCTGGGGCGAACCAGCTCCACAACTTCGCTCGTTTCGGGGTGTTGAAAAGCATATCAATAACCTTACTTTTAATTGTTCGATAGATGATGCGGAATTGGAACAGAAGTTAAGAATTTCAAAGACTTGCCCAAAAATGGCCTTTGAGCTGGCGATTTGTCATAGTCAAAGCTCTCTAATATAGTTTTGGGAGTGCCCAGCCAACAGGCTGAAAACAAAACCCAAGCCCGGGTGGCGGAATGGCAGACGCGCTAGCTTGAGGTGCTAGTGTCCTACTAACGGACGTGGGGGTTCAAGTCCCCCCTCGGGCACTCGATACACTTGTTGTAGTGTTGAGTTTTGAATAAAGGCTGTGAAATTTTCTTCGGAGAGTTTCACAGCCTTTTTTCCCATGCCACTGCTACTTTTGGGGCTTTGGGGCTGAAGGGACAAAAAGTGTGGACCAAAAGTGAAGCTTCACAAAGAAACGATTGCGAGGCTGACTTCTTGGGAAGTACTCTCCTAGGGTTAAAATCCCATCACGGTTGAAGTACTGTGGCGTGTGCTGATGGTAGCCGAAAGTAGATCAACGCCGTGATGGTTTTTTACAAGCTGCGAGTTGTTAACGCACGGCCGGCTTTTTGGCTTCGACTTCCTTTGATCCGGACTCGGCCGAAATGGTGTAGGTCTCCCCTGCCTTCAGCTCGGGGCTGCTGAAGAAGATCTGACGCACCTCGACCTCCACCAGTTCTTCGAGAATCACTGTGTCTTTAGCATCACGGATCGAAATGGCCTCACCGATGCCAATATCCATCGGTTCTCGAATCCATGGCGCACCTAAGGTCACGCCGATCGGTTCATGATCCTTACCCGCGGCAAAGACCGTGCCACCAGTGATTTCAAAAGATCCATCCACATCAAAGAACCCATTATTGCCCGGATCTTGGACGAAAATTCGCACCTTGCCGTTGGTGATTCGCAACTCGCCATTGGAATCGATGCCGTCGGTGCCAGCATTGATAGACAGGTCGCCACCGGTAATGGTGATCGAAGGCTTGAAGTAGTTGGGGCGATCTTCCGGCAAGTTGCCAGAGGACGCATTGATGCCATCATCGGTTGCGGTGATATTGATCGTGCCACCTTCAATGAGTACGGTCAGTGCCTCAATACCCTCCAAGGCGCGCACGATATTGACTTCGCCGCCAGTAATCACAGCGGTCGTGGTGGCGTTGATGCCGTTATATTCCGCATCAATGGTGACGATCCCGCCGAGAATAAAGGCGTCGCCTTCGCATTCAATACCCTTGCGGCCAGCCTTCACATTGAAGTCTGCCTTCAAGATCACCAGTTCTTCACCGTTGACTGCATTGTTTCCGGCGGAAATTTCATAGGCGCCGCTTTCCATAATCACATCCGAGCCAGCTTTGAGTCCGTCTTTTTGTACCGCAATTTTTAACACACTGCGGGCAGAATCAATGACACCATGTGCAGGATCGGTTGTATCCGTTGCGGTAATGCCGTGAGCGCCGGCATCAATAGAAATGTGGGCATCGCGGACATAGACGGAGTCGTAGGCCTCAATGCCGTGTCCGTCGGCAGAAATATAGAGTGCACCACCAAGGACTGCGACATTGTTTGCGGAAATGCCCGTGCTGTTACTGGTAATACGTAATTGGCCGGTGCCAACGAACGTGAGATTGACGTTCGAGCGCACCACACCACTGCTGTTATCGCCCTCGGTTACCACTACAACGTTGCGGGCGGATTGCACAGTGATCGATGGAAGTGTGGCATTGGCCAACCGAATGACAACCAGTTCCTCGGGGGCATTAATGGTTAAAGCGGGCAAGTCGCCGCTGAGGGTATAGCTACCCCCGCGGGTAATGTCTTGCTCAGGGTTGAATTCAGCGGAGGCGACTGCGGTCCATTGGGACTCGTGTACGCCTTCAAAGGTTTCGTTTTCTTCCCTGGTGACGGAGATCAAACGCTGATAGTTCGTTTGGGTCAAAGTATCGGCGGTTTGGGGTACTGGGGTCCGCGGTTCTTCGGTTGGAAGATTGTGGGTACAAGCAGTAAGGACTCCTGCGGTTAAAATGGCGAGGGCTAAACGCACAGATCGCATATGAGGAGCTTCTCCTTAAGCTTGTCGTGATGTGTTGTTGATAACGCAATCGTTGTCTTTAAGAAATAGCTTATTAGAGTATTCCACCGCTCGAAAAATGGCAAAACCCGTATAAATTCCCCGTCGCATGTCGGAGCCTAGTTTGCACACTGTCTACTTTTGGTTTCGATAGCTTTAAGAAGGCTTAACTTAAGGAGAAAGTCGCTGCTGTGAACAAAGACCTTGAAATACCTGAAGAAGATTTTCGCATCACCTTGAGGGTGCTTGAACAGGTAGGTGACTTCCCTAGCGATCACCTGCAATCGAGGCAACTTCAACAAGCGGTAGCCAAGCTTTTCAAAGCGGTGAAAAAACAGCGTCGACAAGCAGCGAAGCAACGCCGCCAAACAAACGACGCCTCCGTGCTTGCCCGCACCGCAACCGCGAACCCGCAGCGCATCGATGATGAGACTGCTGGGCTTGTGCCTACCCCCGCCGCACTCACGCCGCCGACGAGCGCGCACCTTGATTCTGGGCAGTCGGCTCTGGGGAATACTCACGCGCGCATCGCTGCTGAGGTGGCGACACCGCACGGCTGGGCCGGAAAACTGTACCGGGCGAACAAGTGCTATATCTGCAAGCAACCTTATACTTTGGTCGATTCCTTCCACCACCAGCTGTGTCCTGACTGTGCTGCAGACAATCGTGCCCGGCGTGAGGCGCGGGTCGACTTGTCGGGTCGTCGTGCGTTGCTTACTGGTGGACGGGCGAAGATCGGTATGTATATTGCGCTGAAGCTGTTGCGCGATGGCGCGGATGTGACAATCACGACGCGTTTTCCGAAAGACGCGGTGCGTCGCTTTTGTGCAGTGGCTGACTCAGATGCGTGGCTTGATCGACTGCACGTTGTGGGTATTGATTTGCGTGATCCGAATCAGGTTGAAGATCTAGCAGAGCGGATGTCGGCCCAACCGCTCGATATTTTGATTAATAATGCTGCCCAGACTGTTCGGCGTTTGCCTGGCGCCTACAGTGGGCTTATCGACGCCGAAACTGCGCCACTTACTGCTGCGGAAAGCAGCGTTGATTGTGTGAGTTTGGGGGCAACATCAACCC contains these protein-coding regions:
- a CDS encoding carbohydrate-binding domain-containing protein, whose translation is MRSVRLALAILTAGVLTACTHNLPTEEPRTPVPQTADTLTQTNYQRLISVTREENETFEGVHESQWTAVASAEFNPEQDITRGGSYTLSGDLPALTINAPEELVVIRLANATLPSITVQSARNVVVVTEGDNSSGVVRSNVNLTFVGTGQLRITSNSTGISANNVAVLGGALYISADGHGIEAYDSVYVRDAHISIDAGAHGITATDTTDPAHGVIDSARSVLKIAVQKDGLKAGSDVIMESGAYEISAGNNAVNGEELVILKADFNVKAGRKGIECEGDAFILGGIVTIDAEYNGINATTTAVITGGEVNIVRALEGIEALTVLIEGGTINITATDDGINASSGNLPEDRPNYFKPSITITGGDLSINAGTDGIDSNGELRITNGKVRIFVQDPGNNGFFDVDGSFEITGGTVFAAGKDHEPIGVTLGAPWIREPMDIGIGEAISIRDAKDTVILEELVEVEVRQIFFSSPELKAGETYTISAESGSKEVEAKKPAVR
- a CDS encoding SDR family NAD(P)-dependent oxidoreductase → MNKDLEIPEEDFRITLRVLEQVGDFPSDHLQSRQLQQAVAKLFKAVKKQRRQAAKQRRQTNDASVLARTATANPQRIDDETAGLVPTPAALTPPTSAHLDSGQSALGNTHARIAAEVATPHGWAGKLYRANKCYICKQPYTLVDSFHHQLCPDCAADNRARREARVDLSGRRALLTGGRAKIGMYIALKLLRDGADVTITTRFPKDAVRRFCAVADSDAWLDRLHVVGIDLRDPNQVEDLAERMSAQPLDILINNAAQTVRRLPGAYSGLIDAETAPLTAAESSVDCVSLGATSTLHPAVLVGGDAQALGEAAPRPVVDADAVSAQIHAARLAALALTGGSAALERVADGTAVDAGGLIPDQVEHNSWVATIGEVDPLELLEVQLCNATAPFILLNRLRPALEASKARRKYVVNVSAMEGVFHRGYKGPGHPHTNMAKAALNMLTRTSSAELFEHGILMTSVDTGWITDERPHTLKQQMASQGFHAPLDLVDGAARVYDPIVQGENGVDLYGCFLKDFRPHPW
- a CDS encoding ABC transporter transmembrane domain-containing protein, which translates into the protein MLFNTPKRAKLWSWFAPATPPHNDTAVQPHRWRSPTALIRNLLFAYRSAVILQVIILGIGSAISATTPLVIGWIIDHAFGSTDPIVVVIPLLILLSILIFHIYSEGLSDGFSEVGVSRVTHNVRVYLTEKLLSSPRSEHSPGTILNTVDADADTAANIREIFNFPVMMFSYIVGTTISLASISWKVALIIPLGMIATAAVAAWSAKPIEKVSSRRREAEAKVAGLATDVAQGSRVLKGLGAVEPTRARFYAESEHALEWMRKDVQLSATLNFLRQLTPALFSVLIIGVGAYLTRSNEISAGQMLSITLLAPPALTWSGYALGTLSTTWAIAMAAAKRIIKIQPQQELDEHPSELIPIPAPGLHVWKPTAENYTLFQQLARHERALATPHVVSIFEGTLEDNINPLGDIDLTHLRASLDAAACDDIVKRFGGYGPNGELPSASIGEAGLNLSGGQRQRIALARAFARNPEILLLDEPTTGLDAVTLDKVVHNTAQLRKNRVTVVISGRQTWASAARQGGLK